The genomic window GCTCATGGGCGAGACGTCCTCCGGCGACACGCGTCCGAAGCGCAGCCCGAAGCTGCCCGTGAAGCCGGCCTCGCGCGCGAGCGAGTCCGTGCGGGCCGTCGCGCTGCCGTAGGGCCAGGCCAGGTAGCGCGGCGCTTCACCCAGCTTGGCCTCCAGGTTCTCGCGGCTCTCGCGCAGGTCGGTGACCACCGCGTCGAGCGCGTCGGGACGATCCAGCCAGTCCATGACCTCGGCCACGGCGTAGTAGGCGTCTTCGTGCCAGGTCTTGTAGTGCATGGCGTGCGTGTGGCTCTGCACCTCGAAGTCGCCGCTGGCTGCGAGCTCGCGGATCTCGTCC from Candidatus Latescibacterota bacterium includes these protein-coding regions:
- a CDS encoding polysaccharide deacetylase family protein yields the protein LVAVAAGDAPLPARAVVLTFDDGDRSVYTQAWPLLREYGFKGVLFIVDGWIDGIDPPEELDLMSWDEIRELAASGDFEVQSHTHAMHYKTWHEDAYYAVAEVMDWLDRPDALDAVVTDLRESRENLEAKLGEAPRYLAWPYGSATARTDSLAREAGFTGSFGLRFGRVSPEDVSPMSLPRYAITARTSPTLFADLLRGE